DNA from Yamadazyma tenuis chromosome 5, complete sequence:
ATTACACCCTTTTCCTCAAAACTTGCAATGTACGACAGCCCCCATCATTTCcgaagaattgaagttgacggTATATGAGGATGCTAATGTAAGAGGACTAAAGACACAAGAAATAGCTCAGAAATACGGGATTAAATTGGCAAGAGTTGAAGCCATTATAAAGCTTTAcgaaattgaaagaagcTGGGAAGAGAACGTATGTATAAACCAAATTATGATTCGGTGTGTGGTATTATAATGATGAGACTATTATTTTTCGATTAGTCTTGAAGACAAAACCCATGGTTAACAATTTCTACTGAACATCTACACCGAATTGACCTTTCCTGTTTGATAATACTAACAAGCTTTAGAACAAAATAACAACTGATTTGAAGCAGTTCTCTACCACCATGTACAAGATGTTCCCATTATTCAATCCTCCATTGCAGGCGGAAAACTTGACAGAAATCCCCActccatcaagaactttaCACCAGAGATTTTTAACGATCTCAGAATCAGAACCTTTTGGTCCAGTTGATGCAGCAGACATTTTCGGATTGGAACCTGCCAGTGAAACCTTAACCAAGTTGACACAAATCCAAGATCATTCCCAACAAAACAACTCTGTGGTTTTGAATAAAGTTTTGGTTGGAAAGCAAAAGGAAGGAGATAGAACTGCATTTAGATTCTCTCATGCTCAATCTGGATCTGTTGGTTACCGGTATGGTGCCAGTCGTAGAGACAGAAAGAAAGATAAAGCGATTGGATTTGACCgtgttggaaaacttgttAATTTGGCATAAGTCAATGCCCTCTTTTACATATCGACACTAG
Protein-coding regions in this window:
- a CDS encoding mitochondrial 37S ribosomal protein mS45 (EggNog:ENOG503NYXC; COG:J) translates to MFSHNPVLGRSSHPVVRCGQLQHLRTLKRRLAYPEAYRPVVPPQTGKKDHSSYFQRALKGWLGPKNIRGEYYRNKYYYPPQNHKPRYIVQDGQSVEDGNQPTSRSFGSKGRDPALHPFPQNLQCTTAPIISEELKLTVYEDANVRGLKTQEIAQKYGIKLARVEAIIKLYEIERSWEENNKITTDLKQFSTTMYKMFPLFNPPLQAENLTEIPTPSRTLHQRFLTISESEPFGPVDAADIFGLEPASETLTKLTQIQDHSQQNNSVVLNKVLVGKQKEGDRTAFRFSHAQSGSVGYRYGASRRDRKKDKAIGFDRVGKLVNLA